One region of Bacillus zhangzhouensis genomic DNA includes:
- a CDS encoding response regulator has protein sequence MTQIKVLLIEDDPMVQEVNKEFIMSVPGFQVAAVAGNGEQGIQLIKEIRPDLVVLDVYMPKKDGVKTLQDIRKQKMRVDVIVISAAKDKETIGIMLQNGARDYIIKPFKFERMKESLESYKAFKSKIRTAAEFSQEMLDDIIRKPAVKQEDTWLPKGLNVHTMNEIKAYMGLQQGAQSAEEVANALGIARVTARRYLDFLVKEGELKLDMQYGGIGRPVNKYIVHSD, from the coding sequence ATGACTCAGATTAAGGTGCTGTTAATTGAAGATGACCCGATGGTGCAAGAAGTGAATAAAGAGTTCATTATGAGTGTTCCTGGCTTTCAAGTAGCAGCTGTCGCTGGAAATGGGGAGCAGGGCATCCAGCTGATCAAAGAGATTCGTCCAGACCTCGTGGTACTAGATGTATATATGCCAAAAAAGGATGGCGTCAAAACGCTGCAAGACATCAGAAAACAGAAGATGAGAGTGGATGTAATTGTCATTTCGGCAGCGAAAGACAAAGAGACCATCGGCATCATGCTTCAAAATGGTGCGCGGGATTATATTATTAAACCATTCAAATTTGAACGAATGAAAGAATCACTTGAAAGCTATAAGGCATTTAAATCAAAAATTCGAACCGCAGCAGAATTTTCTCAGGAGATGCTGGATGATATCATACGAAAGCCTGCTGTTAAGCAGGAAGATACTTGGCTTCCTAAAGGGCTGAATGTGCATACAATGAACGAAATTAAAGCTTATATGGGCTTGCAGCAAGGCGCGCAGTCTGCAGAGGAAGTCGCCAATGCACTTGGCATTGCTCGTGTCACGGCACGCCGGTATTTGGACTTCCTCGTAAAAGAAGGCGAGCTGAAATTAGATATGCAATATGGCGGGATAGGACGGCCTGTGAATAAATATATCGTACATTCTGACTAA